In Xyrauchen texanus isolate HMW12.3.18 chromosome 14, RBS_HiC_50CHRs, whole genome shotgun sequence, the following are encoded in one genomic region:
- the cenpj gene encoding centromere protein J isoform X1 yields the protein MSSPAGLQQGQSHFLSQWMPDSSRAGVILHGSPGEMESGSIRSRGSLVVQDPDDSFSCQFAPLPLSRSSSCGSVDMCSPGERGTTLREMEPFGASLSNEMQSFQDILRNTQGLPLIAKLEQLKQMQHRMQEQLKAHQKEPLHRVQQEQQRLLEIAQKTAESIMWNQEQSVVELNTRHDDINHDYKESIQSTIEDQTVYGKECDPEPENRPIRSGFVGRTFEEILEEQLKMEDQKRMGKNAPAELVKVKRPFLKRGEGLARFTRGKAVELSHRKSPPNPMPTSCQNPKVSQDLDMRSKRKSVFSKNEGSKSTHPVIQRKTAVLNKENFPLNKTAAVVTKTTVQPCVLGAHQGQNVGSILTQYQSQRDPSSPQKVNSITNTDAVKEGACNSGEDNICVAENSFEVWFTERRERWEQDHWRECAELGEFELLEQAADEISFSSNSSFISTLLQRDRRRLSSTPIKFSNQPALPSRGQGTAVAPCPEAGHSVSVLPTNSVFVRDAIIMGQKLLMSKLSEEEADEKLKDDKNLNTSQCSTSELQHHPILSNPPISHCFQVPTLPYDKRSYQDKDGASSPEGDKRNSSNNGDSTLVDTRGQLEFDDDDTWNEPEDVTCNPTVESLSERALKRKVAFSKGEKLVSGSPSAVGKEKEAPPTCQLVSKLFPALKIKVSPSVKVQEPQTLHSEGAAQSRLLRERLVELETEIERFKSENAALAKLKQENQDKIENIKKERAEFEKKRMEESAKWEEYKREENKKLQQEKKLFRKHAATVRARPDKQERDEIQALKQQINVLQEDLCKREARWSNTHRRLLQQADAMSAENASLRDQVRTLEKLRLSAWKNAESEREREQERGKFCTSGNRICTGSKCSDSRSASQISKSSSSWKGNPETQTAPTVFDSFSDQVKEGISLKNDHSPVRTQCSDVLILPEMNNHTLPNMAIIGQSEEEQEEIMHADSKIEKVLPDGGRIIVFPNGTRKELSADGQMVKVTFFNGDVKHTMPDQRVIYYYAEAQTTHITYPDGMEVLQFPNNQTEKHFPDGRKEITFPDQTVKSLYPDGREESVLTDGTIIQLNPDGSKVIQFNTGQREVHNTDFKRREYPDGTVKTVYSDGRQETQYPTGRVRLKDAHGQVTIDTKA from the exons ATGTCATCTCCAGCTGGACTCCAGCAAGGGCAGTCTCACTTCCTCTCTCAGTGGATGCCGGACAGCTCCCGCGCTGGGGTGATATTACATGGGTCCCCAGGAGAAATGGAATCTGGGTCCATCCGGAGCCGTGGTAGTCTGGTGGTTCAAGATCCAGATGATTCCTTCAGCTGCCAGTTTGCCCCGCTACCTCTCTCCCGTAGCAGTAGCTGCGGCAGCGTGGACATGTGCAGTCCAGGTGAACGTGGCACAACGCTCAGAGAAATGGAGCCGTTTGGTGCATCTTTAAGCAATGAGATGCAAAGTTTCCAAGACATTTTAAGAAACACACAAGGTCTCCCATTAATAGCTAAGCTTGAACAG CTGAAGCAAATGCAACATCGCATGCAGGAGCAGCTTAAAGCCCACCAGAAGGAACCGCTGCATAGAGTACAACAGGAACAGCAGAGACTTCTAGAAATAGCACAGAAAACTGCAG AGTCCATTATGTGGAACCAGGAACAAAGTGTAGTAGAGTTGAACACTAGACATGATGACATTAATCATGATTACAAAGAATCAATTCAGTCTACAATTGAAGATCAAACTGTGTATGGGAAAGAGTGTGACCCAGAGCCAGAGAACAG ACCTATTAGATCTGGTTTTGTTGGGAGAACATTTGAGGAAATACTGGAGGAGCAGCTCAAGATGGAAGATCAGAAACGAATGGGCAAG AATGCCCCTGCTGAACTCGTGAAAGTAAAGAGACCTTTCCTTAAACGCGGAGAAGGTCTAGCCAGGTTTACAAGGGGGAAAGCTGTGGAACTGTCACACAGAAAAAGTCCACCAAACCCAATGCCCACATCATGCCAAAATCCCAAAGTTTCCCAAGACCTGGACATGAGATCCAAAAGGAAATCGGTTTTCAGCAAAAATGAAGGCTCAAAATCCACACACCCTGTGATCCAACGCAAGACTGCAGTGCTCAACAAAGAGAACTTTCCTCTAAATAAGACTGCAGCGGTAGTTACCAAGACGACTGTTCAACCCTGTGTTCTTGGTGCACATCAGGGTCAGAATGTAGGTTCCATCTTGACTCAGTACCAAAGCCAGAGAGATCCTTCATCTCCGCAGAAGGTCAACAGTATCACTAATACAGATGCTGTTAAGGAAGGTGCATGTAACTCTGGAGAGGATAACATTTGTGTTGCGGAAAACTCATTTGAGGTGTGGTTCACAGAGCGAAGGGAGCGCTGGGAGCAAGATCACTGGCGTGAGTGCGCTGAACTTGGTGAATTTGAGTTGCTAGAACAAGCAGCGGATGAAATATCCTTCTCCAGCAACTCGTCCTTCATCAGCACCCTCCTTCAAAGAGACCGCAGGCGTCTCTCCTCCACGCCCATAAAATTTTCAAATCAACCTGCACTACCTAGTCGTGGTCAGGGTACTGCAGTAGCTCCTTGTCCCGAGGCAGGCCATAGTGTATCTGTACTTCCCACAaacagtgtgtttgtgagagatgCTATCATCATGGGGCAAAAGTTACTAATGAGCAAGCTCTCTGAAGAGGAAGCTGACGAAAAGTTAAAGGATGACAAAAATCTCAACACCTCACAGTGCAGCACCTCAGAGTTGCAACACCATCCCATTTTGTCCAATCCACCCATAAGCCACTGCTTTCAAGTTCCCACCCTACCTTATGATAAACGTTCCTATCAGGACAAGGACGGAGCAAGCAGTCCAGAGGGGGACAAGAGAAATTCCAGTAACAATGGAGACTCTACTCTGGTAGACACAAGGGGCCAATTAGagtttgatgatgatgatacctGGAATGAACCTGAGGATGTGACCTGCAATCCTACAGTGGAATCCTTATCAGAAAGGGCACTTAAAAGGAAGGTTGCCTTCTCTAAGGGAGAAAAATTAGTAAGTGGTAGTCCCAGTGCAGTTGGAAAGGAGAAAGAAGCTCCACCCACATGCCAGTTGGTATCAAAGCTGTTTCCAGCACTAAAGATAAAAGTCTCTCCTTCGGTAAAGGTGCAGGAGCCACAGACCTTGCACAGTGAAGGAGCAG cTCAGTCAAGGCTGCTTCGTGAGCGTTTGGTGGAGCTGGAAACTGAGATTGAACGGTTTAAATCTGAGAATGCAGCACTGGCCAAACTAAAGCAGGAGAACCAGGACAAAATAGAGAATATCAA GAAAGAGAGGGCTGAATTTGAAAAGAAGAGGATGGAGGAAAGTGCAAAGTGGGAGGAGTATAAAAGGGAAGAGAATAAGAAACTGCAACAAGAAAAGAAACTTTTCAGAAAGCATGCAGCAACTGTGAGAGCAAGACCAGACAAACAAGAACGAGATGAGATCCAG GCTCTAAAGCAACAGATAAACGTGCTGCAGGAGGATTTATGCAAACGAGAAGCTCGTTGGAGCAACACACACAGACGTCTGCTGCAGCAGGCAGATGCCATGAGTGCAGAGAATGCGTCTCTCAGAGACCAAGTGCGGACACTGGAGAAATTGCGCCTCAGTGCATGGAAAAATGCTGAGAGTgaacgagagagagagcaggaaagAGGAAAGTTCTGTACGTCAGGCAATAGAATCTGTACCGGATCCAAATGTTCAGATTCCAGG AGTGCTTCCCAGATTTCAAAAAGCAGCAGCAGCTGGAAGGGAAATCCGGAGACACAGACAGCTCCCACAGTCTTCG ATTCTTTCTCTGATCAAGTGAAAGAGGGGATCAGCTTAAAAAATGACCACAGCCCAGTGAGAACCCAGTGCTCAGATGTACTGATTTTGCCTGAGATGAACAATCATACTCTTCCCAACATGGCTATTATTGGACAGTCAGAGGAGGAACAGGAAGAGATCATGCATGCAGACAGCAAG ATAGAAAAGGTGCTTCCTGATGGAGGGCGAATCATTGTTTTCCCAAATGGTACGAGGAAAGAGCTCTCCGCAGATGGACAGATGGTTAAAGTAACATTTTTCAATGGAGATGTTAAGCATACAATGCCTGATCAAAGAGTG ATTTATTACTACGCAGAAGCCCAGACCACACACATCACGTACCCTGATGGTATGGAAGTGCTTCAGTTTCCTAACAATCAAACAG AGAAACATTTCCCAGATGGTCGTAAGGAAATCACTTTCCCTGATCAAACAGTTAAAAGTCTTTATCCTGATGGGAGAGAGGAAAGTGTACTCACAGATGGAACAATAATACAACTGAATCC GGATGGTAGTAAGGTGATCCAGTTTAATACAGGTCAGCGAGAGGTCCACAATACAGATTTTAAGAGACGGGAGTATCCAGATGGTACGGTAAAAACTGTTTACTCGGACGGACGGCAGGAGACCCAATACCCCACAGGTCGTGTGCGCTTAAAAGATGCACATGGTCAAGTCACTATTGACACCAAGGCATAA
- the cenpj gene encoding centromere protein J isoform X2, protein MSSPAGLQQGQSHFLSQWMPDSSRAGVILHGSPGEMESGSIRSRGSLVVQDPDDSFSCQFAPLPLSRSSSCGSVDMCSPGERGTTLREMEPFGASLSNEMQSFQDILRNTQGLPLIAKLEQLKQMQHRMQEQLKAHQKEPLHRVQQEQQRLLEIAQKTAESIMWNQEQSVVELNTRHDDINHDYKESIQSTIEDQTVYGKECDPEPENRPIRSGFVGRTFEEILEEQLKMEDQKRMGKNAPAELVKVKRPFLKRGEGLARFTRGKAVELSHRKSPPNPMPTSCQNPKVSQDLDMRSKRKSVFSKNEGSKSTHPVIQRKTAVLNKENFPLNKTAAVVTKTTVQPCVLGAHQGQNVGSILTQYQSQRDPSSPQKVNSITNTDAVKEGACNSGEDNICVAENSFEVWFTERRERWEQDHWRECAELGEFELLEQAADEISFSSNSSFISTLLQRDRRRLSSTPIKFSNQPALPSRGQGTAVAPCPEAGHSVSVLPTNSVFVRDAIIMGQKLLMSKLSEEEADEKLKDDKNLNTSQCSTSELQHHPILSNPPISHCFQVPTLPYDKRSYQDKDGASSPEGDKRNSSNNGDSTLVDTRGQLEFDDDDTWNEPEDVTCNPTVESLSERALKRKVAFSKGEKLVSGSPSAVGKEKEAPPTCQLVSKLFPALKIKVSPSVKVQEPQTLHSEGAAQSRLLRERLVELETEIERFKSENAALAKLKQENQDKIENIKKERAEFEKKRMEESAKWEEYKREENKKLQQEKKLFRKHAATVRARPDKQERDEIQALKQQINVLQEDLCKREARWSNTHRRLLQQADAMSAENASLRDQVRTLEKLRLSAWKNAESEREREQERGKFCTSGNRICTGSKCSDSRSASQISKSSSSWKGNPETQTAPTVFDSFSDQVKEGISLKNDHSPVRTQCSDVLILPEMNNHTLPNMAIIGQSEEEQEEIMHADSKIEKVLPDGGRIIVFPNDLLLRRSPDHTHHVP, encoded by the exons ATGTCATCTCCAGCTGGACTCCAGCAAGGGCAGTCTCACTTCCTCTCTCAGTGGATGCCGGACAGCTCCCGCGCTGGGGTGATATTACATGGGTCCCCAGGAGAAATGGAATCTGGGTCCATCCGGAGCCGTGGTAGTCTGGTGGTTCAAGATCCAGATGATTCCTTCAGCTGCCAGTTTGCCCCGCTACCTCTCTCCCGTAGCAGTAGCTGCGGCAGCGTGGACATGTGCAGTCCAGGTGAACGTGGCACAACGCTCAGAGAAATGGAGCCGTTTGGTGCATCTTTAAGCAATGAGATGCAAAGTTTCCAAGACATTTTAAGAAACACACAAGGTCTCCCATTAATAGCTAAGCTTGAACAG CTGAAGCAAATGCAACATCGCATGCAGGAGCAGCTTAAAGCCCACCAGAAGGAACCGCTGCATAGAGTACAACAGGAACAGCAGAGACTTCTAGAAATAGCACAGAAAACTGCAG AGTCCATTATGTGGAACCAGGAACAAAGTGTAGTAGAGTTGAACACTAGACATGATGACATTAATCATGATTACAAAGAATCAATTCAGTCTACAATTGAAGATCAAACTGTGTATGGGAAAGAGTGTGACCCAGAGCCAGAGAACAG ACCTATTAGATCTGGTTTTGTTGGGAGAACATTTGAGGAAATACTGGAGGAGCAGCTCAAGATGGAAGATCAGAAACGAATGGGCAAG AATGCCCCTGCTGAACTCGTGAAAGTAAAGAGACCTTTCCTTAAACGCGGAGAAGGTCTAGCCAGGTTTACAAGGGGGAAAGCTGTGGAACTGTCACACAGAAAAAGTCCACCAAACCCAATGCCCACATCATGCCAAAATCCCAAAGTTTCCCAAGACCTGGACATGAGATCCAAAAGGAAATCGGTTTTCAGCAAAAATGAAGGCTCAAAATCCACACACCCTGTGATCCAACGCAAGACTGCAGTGCTCAACAAAGAGAACTTTCCTCTAAATAAGACTGCAGCGGTAGTTACCAAGACGACTGTTCAACCCTGTGTTCTTGGTGCACATCAGGGTCAGAATGTAGGTTCCATCTTGACTCAGTACCAAAGCCAGAGAGATCCTTCATCTCCGCAGAAGGTCAACAGTATCACTAATACAGATGCTGTTAAGGAAGGTGCATGTAACTCTGGAGAGGATAACATTTGTGTTGCGGAAAACTCATTTGAGGTGTGGTTCACAGAGCGAAGGGAGCGCTGGGAGCAAGATCACTGGCGTGAGTGCGCTGAACTTGGTGAATTTGAGTTGCTAGAACAAGCAGCGGATGAAATATCCTTCTCCAGCAACTCGTCCTTCATCAGCACCCTCCTTCAAAGAGACCGCAGGCGTCTCTCCTCCACGCCCATAAAATTTTCAAATCAACCTGCACTACCTAGTCGTGGTCAGGGTACTGCAGTAGCTCCTTGTCCCGAGGCAGGCCATAGTGTATCTGTACTTCCCACAaacagtgtgtttgtgagagatgCTATCATCATGGGGCAAAAGTTACTAATGAGCAAGCTCTCTGAAGAGGAAGCTGACGAAAAGTTAAAGGATGACAAAAATCTCAACACCTCACAGTGCAGCACCTCAGAGTTGCAACACCATCCCATTTTGTCCAATCCACCCATAAGCCACTGCTTTCAAGTTCCCACCCTACCTTATGATAAACGTTCCTATCAGGACAAGGACGGAGCAAGCAGTCCAGAGGGGGACAAGAGAAATTCCAGTAACAATGGAGACTCTACTCTGGTAGACACAAGGGGCCAATTAGagtttgatgatgatgatacctGGAATGAACCTGAGGATGTGACCTGCAATCCTACAGTGGAATCCTTATCAGAAAGGGCACTTAAAAGGAAGGTTGCCTTCTCTAAGGGAGAAAAATTAGTAAGTGGTAGTCCCAGTGCAGTTGGAAAGGAGAAAGAAGCTCCACCCACATGCCAGTTGGTATCAAAGCTGTTTCCAGCACTAAAGATAAAAGTCTCTCCTTCGGTAAAGGTGCAGGAGCCACAGACCTTGCACAGTGAAGGAGCAG cTCAGTCAAGGCTGCTTCGTGAGCGTTTGGTGGAGCTGGAAACTGAGATTGAACGGTTTAAATCTGAGAATGCAGCACTGGCCAAACTAAAGCAGGAGAACCAGGACAAAATAGAGAATATCAA GAAAGAGAGGGCTGAATTTGAAAAGAAGAGGATGGAGGAAAGTGCAAAGTGGGAGGAGTATAAAAGGGAAGAGAATAAGAAACTGCAACAAGAAAAGAAACTTTTCAGAAAGCATGCAGCAACTGTGAGAGCAAGACCAGACAAACAAGAACGAGATGAGATCCAG GCTCTAAAGCAACAGATAAACGTGCTGCAGGAGGATTTATGCAAACGAGAAGCTCGTTGGAGCAACACACACAGACGTCTGCTGCAGCAGGCAGATGCCATGAGTGCAGAGAATGCGTCTCTCAGAGACCAAGTGCGGACACTGGAGAAATTGCGCCTCAGTGCATGGAAAAATGCTGAGAGTgaacgagagagagagcaggaaagAGGAAAGTTCTGTACGTCAGGCAATAGAATCTGTACCGGATCCAAATGTTCAGATTCCAGG AGTGCTTCCCAGATTTCAAAAAGCAGCAGCAGCTGGAAGGGAAATCCGGAGACACAGACAGCTCCCACAGTCTTCG ATTCTTTCTCTGATCAAGTGAAAGAGGGGATCAGCTTAAAAAATGACCACAGCCCAGTGAGAACCCAGTGCTCAGATGTACTGATTTTGCCTGAGATGAACAATCATACTCTTCCCAACATGGCTATTATTGGACAGTCAGAGGAGGAACAGGAAGAGATCATGCATGCAGACAGCAAG ATAGAAAAGGTGCTTCCTGATGGAGGGCGAATCATTGTTTTCCCAAATG ATTTATTACTACGCAGAAGCCCAGACCACACACATCACGTACCCTGA